The Rhizoctonia solani chromosome 1, complete sequence sequence TTCTTGCAGCTGCCCTCTTGGCATTGGGGTTGGcaaaggcctccttgaatttagCTGTTAAGGCCAGGATGGTAGTTGGAGGGTTCCCCtctcccttgatgatagccCCAATGAGGGGAAGCACCCAATTggctgccttgtctgtcatgtggtataagatccacacaaccatctgctcctctttGTCAAACTGGTCCCTGTGCAGGGCTACCCACAAGAGCATGCAGTCCAGCCATTGAGTTGCTTTTTGCCCCCTGGtatctcccttgtatgggttGGGGAGctccatcttgggttgttttacactggaccctgagttgaagggggtaagggagctgaggctccttttaggcattccttgaggctcttttttgggggcGTGCCTTGgtccttcttcctcttctgagtcaaaacCTGTGCCTCTGGATGGGTGGAACAGGgctttgagtccaggcctaactgtgcctggagtgtgggtttctccCCCTGTGTGGGTTGGgtgagtgacaggcccagccaatgggccaggcttggcttgagGGGCTCCTTGGTCTTTATTGCCAATGAGGTcagcggtctccttgcatatggctttgagctcaacaagctGTTGGTCTTGGGATCTGATCTGGTCCTTtagggacccaactgtggctgtaagggctgtgatagccttga is a genomic window containing:
- a CDS encoding Retrotransposon-derived protein PEG10; the protein is MEPEPSLAALLKAITALTATVGSLKDQIRSQDQQLVELKAICKETADLIGNKDQGAPQAKPGPLAGPVTHPTHTGGETHTPGTVRPGLKALFHPSRGTGFDSEEEEGPRHAPKKEPQGMPKRSLSSLTPFNSGSSVKQPKMELPNPYKGDTRGQKATQWLDCMLLWVALHRDQFDKEEQMVVWILYHMTDKAANWVLPLIGAIIKGEGNPPTTILALTAKFKEAFANPNAKRAAARKIAALTQTTTTLEYVTKFRNLMAELDWNEVFIAQFTCSLHWKVKKLLSTKDNIPNNNLEAIFAASIKIDNTCWENKENRPKKQPTKTPATIATTSTTTRVHLSEDPNYVTPEERDCCCASGLGVKCGQKGHGTKQCPNGWKATIKEEAKVAENESGKE